Proteins encoded together in one Flavobacteriales bacterium window:
- a CDS encoding amino acid adenylation domain-containing protein, whose amino-acid sequence MSRPVPDHLWTYFERAWRTAPERPALHVDGREWSYAELAVRALAVSEAVQRHPSNGPFVGLHAHRSIGAYAGLLGILHAGKAYVPLNPQLPVDRLSTIAGLADLELIVADAARTGSARDLAARRAVPCGIMIAGDATGPDTPHRAGQEAYMLFTSGSTGVPKGVPIRHASVVAYVEHLLARFGVGPEDRFSQTFELTFDLSVHDLFVCWAAGASLHVLPQDQLMAPARFIRDHGITQWFSVPSAAVLMDRMRLLKPGAFPSLRVSAFCGEPLPADLAVKWAAAAPNGRVENLYGPTEATIAITGHVLDPAAPKGRHGILCIGRPFPGARVRVVDADGSDASIGELWLGGPQLSAGYWKDPERTATAFVTAGPDRERYYRTGDQVQRDADGDLYFISRLDDQVKVRGHRIELQEVNQVLKAVSGGAFAYALAHPVRDGIAQGIEAFLPLALQAEGASILEACALRLPEYMVPARLHFTDDIPYTTSGKADLRALRGRLEEPARTGDR is encoded by the coding sequence GTGTCGCGCCCGGTCCCCGACCATCTTTGGACCTACTTCGAGCGGGCGTGGCGGACCGCGCCGGAGCGGCCGGCGTTGCATGTGGATGGCCGGGAATGGTCCTATGCGGAACTGGCCGTCCGGGCTCTCGCCGTAAGTGAAGCCGTTCAACGGCATCCATCGAACGGACCCTTCGTGGGGCTGCACGCCCACCGCAGCATCGGCGCCTACGCCGGCCTGCTGGGCATCCTGCATGCCGGCAAGGCCTATGTGCCGCTGAACCCGCAGCTGCCAGTGGACCGGTTGTCCACCATCGCCGGCCTGGCCGACCTGGAGCTGATCGTGGCCGACGCTGCACGGACGGGCTCCGCGCGTGACCTGGCGGCCCGTCGCGCAGTTCCCTGCGGGATCATGATCGCCGGTGATGCGACCGGCCCGGACACACCGCATCGGGCCGGCCAGGAGGCCTACATGCTTTTCACCTCGGGAAGCACCGGCGTGCCCAAGGGTGTGCCCATCCGGCATGCCAGCGTGGTGGCCTATGTGGAACACCTGCTGGCGCGCTTCGGGGTCGGACCCGAGGACCGGTTCTCGCAGACCTTCGAGCTCACCTTCGACCTCAGCGTGCACGACCTGTTCGTGTGCTGGGCCGCCGGGGCCTCGCTGCATGTGCTGCCGCAGGACCAGCTCATGGCCCCGGCCCGCTTCATCCGGGATCACGGGATCACCCAGTGGTTCAGCGTGCCCAGCGCGGCCGTGCTGATGGACCGCATGCGGCTGTTGAAGCCCGGTGCCTTCCCCAGCCTTCGCGTCAGCGCCTTCTGCGGGGAGCCCCTGCCCGCTGACCTGGCCGTGAAGTGGGCCGCCGCCGCGCCGAACGGACGCGTGGAGAACCTCTACGGTCCCACGGAGGCCACGATCGCCATCACCGGCCATGTGCTCGACCCCGCCGCGCCCAAAGGCCGCCATGGCATCCTCTGCATCGGCCGCCCCTTCCCCGGGGCCCGGGTGCGCGTGGTGGACGCGGACGGCAGCGATGCCTCGATCGGCGAGCTCTGGTTGGGCGGTCCGCAGTTGAGCGCCGGCTACTGGAAGGATCCCGAACGCACGGCCACCGCGTTCGTCACTGCCGGCCCGGACCGGGAGCGGTACTACCGCACGGGCGACCAGGTGCAGCGCGATGCCGATGGCGACCTCTACTTCATCAGCCGGTTGGACGACCAGGTGAAGGTGCGCGGCCACCGCATCGAGCTGCAGGAGGTGAACCAGGTGCTGAAGGCCGTCAGCGGGGGGGCGTTCGCCTATGCGCTGGCCCACCCCGTGCGCGACGGCATCGCGCAGGGCATCGAGGCGTTCCTGCCCCTGGCCCTGCAAGCCGAAGGTGCCTCCATCCTGGAAGCCTGCGCACTGCGGCTGCCGGAGTACATGGTGCCGGCCCGCCTGCACTTCACCGACGACATTCCCTATACCACGAGCGGCAAGGCCGACCTGCGGGCCCTGCGCGGCCGGCTGGAGGAGCCGGCACGAACCGGG